A stretch of the Flavobacterium aquiphilum genome encodes the following:
- the rplU gene encoding 50S ribosomal protein L21, whose amino-acid sequence MYAIVEIAGQQFKVSKDLKVYVHRLANEEGSKVSFDKVYLVDDNGSITIGAPAIEGASVEAKVLQHLKGDKVIVFKKKRRKGFKKRNGHRQYLSQIVIEGITVGGAPKKAASKKAAVEATTEEAEVVAPKVKKAPKAKKEDTQE is encoded by the coding sequence ATGTATGCAATCGTAGAGATAGCAGGGCAACAGTTCAAAGTAAGCAAAGACCTAAAGGTTTACGTTCACCGTTTGGCAAATGAAGAAGGTTCAAAAGTTTCTTTTGACAAAGTTTATTTGGTAGATGATAACGGATCAATCACGATAGGCGCCCCAGCTATAGAAGGTGCTTCAGTAGAAGCTAAAGTGTTACAACACTTAAAAGGAGACAAAGTAATCGTTTTCAAAAAGAAAAGAAGAAAAGGATTCAAAAAAAGAAACGGTCACAGACAATATCTTTCTCAAATTGTAATTGAAGGAATTACTGTTGGAGGTGCTCCTAAAAAAGCAGCTTCTAAAAAAGCAGCAGTTGAAGCAACTACAGAAGAAGCTGAAGTAGTAGCTCCTAAAGTAAAAAAAGCTCCAAAAGCTAAAAAAGAAGATACACAAGAATAA